DNA from Diaphorobacter limosus:
CCAAGGGCATGGTGCTGCCACGCAAGGCCAGCGAGCAGGCCGCAGCCACCGAAGTCATCGACAAGAAAGACCTGCAACCGGGCGACTTGGTGTTCTTCAACACCATGCGCCGGGCCTTCAGCCATGTCGGCATCTACGTGGGCGATGGCAAATTCATCCATGCCCCGCGCTCGGGCGCGCAGGTGCGCGTCGAAGACATGGGAGTGGCCTACTGGGCGCGCCGCTTCAACGGTGCGCGTCGCGTTGCGGCAAACGACCGGGAGACGGCGAACCTCGCTGCCTCGGCCCGTTGAACACACCCTGCCCTACCACCGGCCGCCCCAGCGCGGCCGGTTTGCATTGCGGCCTGCCTGAATGACTACCGAAACCACCAAGCCCCCCCGCTACTGGTTGATGAAGTCGGAGCCTGACGAATGCTCCATCGACGACGCCCTGGCGGCTGCCGGCGCCACCGTCCCCTGGACTGGCGTGCGCAACTACCAGGCGCGCAACTTCATGCGCGACGCGATGCAAGTGGGCGACGGCGTACTGTTCTACCACTCCAGCTGCCCCAAGCCCGGCATTGTCGGCATTGCGCGCGTGGCCTCGGGCGTGCGCGCCGACCCCACGCAGTTCGACCCGCAATCGCCCTATTACGACCCCAAGGCCGCCCCAGGCAAGCCGCGCTGGCTGCTGCTGGACGTGCAGGCCCTGCGCAAGACGCGCCTCGTCGGCCTGGCCGAACTGCGCGCGCACCCGGCGCTGGCCGACATGCGCGTGCTGCAGCGCGGCAACCGGCTGTCGATCACGCCGGTAGCGGCACGGGAATGGACCGCCATCCTGACCGACTGCCTGGGTATCAGCACAACAAAAGGATAGCTGTCCGCGCTTTATGTACGGGCGTTAGCGGCTTTTTTTCTTAAAAATTTCAACCAGCTCTGACACCAGTCTTTGCGGCCCGCCATCGGCCACGGCCAGGGCAAAGCTGTCATGCACGGCCTGGGCTATGCCGTGTGCCGCCTCACCGTCCCGTGCCATGGCGCTGTAGTAGCCCATGTCCTTGAGCGCGTTGGACATGGAAAAACGCAGGCCACCCGGATCCTGCGCCAACAGATAGGGCCGCAGCCGCTCCAGCGCCACGCCGCCACCGCCGCCCTTGGCCAGCACGTCGACGAACACCTCTGGCGCCACGCCGGCCGCCAGCGCGCAGGCGGCGGCCTCGGCGATCAGGGCCACGCTACCCAGCGACACATAGTTGTGCAGCAGCTTCATGCGGTGGCCGCTGCCCGCGGCGCCGGTGTGGGTGATGTGCTCGGCAAAGCATTGCAGCAGCGGCAGGCATTCCTGCAGCAGATCGGCATCGCCGCCGACCAGCAGGTTCAGGCGCCCCTCGGCGGCCTCGCGTGGCGTGCGCGTCATGGGCGCATCCAGAAAGCGCCCGCCCGCCTGGGCCACGGCGCGCGCTACCGCTTCGGTAGACACGGGAATGGCCGTCGAGCAGTCGATCACCACCGTGCCGGGCCGCAACGCGGCCAGCGCGCCCTGCTCGCCCAGCAGCACGGCCTCGACCTCGGGCGAGCCGGTCACGCACAGGATCAGCACCTTGACCCGCCGCACCAGCGCCTGCACCGACTCTGCCGTGTCCACACCCAGGGCACGCAGCTCATCCAGCGGCTGGTTGCCGGGGTGCTCCAGCACCGTCAGGGCGTAGCCCCTGCGCGCGATGTTCAGCGCAATGCCATGGCCCATCAGGCCGACGCCGACCAGGCCGACAGGTAAGGTGTTCATGGATGGCCCTTATGCGTAATGGGTTGTAGCCAGCGGCTTCAGTCGCGCTTGAAAACCAGCACCTTCAAGGATCTCTGCTCATCGACGTCGGCAAACACCGGCGGATTGTCCACGCGCGCGACAAAATCCAGCGCAGGCGCGCATGCCTGCATCTGCTCGCGCAGAAAGGCCAGGCCCAGCTC
Protein-coding regions in this window:
- a CDS encoding C40 family peptidase, encoding MSRWLIVLLLVSANAYASPPDEVERMLAERGLIGQLQELRHDVADRTSDLISTAMGFIGVPYRRGGNSAETGFDCSGFVRVIFDQAKGMVLPRKASEQAAATEVIDKKDLQPGDLVFFNTMRRAFSHVGIYVGDGKFIHAPRSGAQVRVEDMGVAYWARRFNGARRVAANDRETANLAASAR
- a CDS encoding NAD(P)-dependent oxidoreductase; the protein is MNTLPVGLVGVGLMGHGIALNIARRGYALTVLEHPGNQPLDELRALGVDTAESVQALVRRVKVLILCVTGSPEVEAVLLGEQGALAALRPGTVVIDCSTAIPVSTEAVARAVAQAGGRFLDAPMTRTPREAAEGRLNLLVGGDADLLQECLPLLQCFAEHITHTGAAGSGHRMKLLHNYVSLGSVALIAEAAACALAAGVAPEVFVDVLAKGGGGGVALERLRPYLLAQDPGGLRFSMSNALKDMGYYSAMARDGEAAHGIAQAVHDSFALAVADGGPQRLVSELVEIFKKKSR
- a CDS encoding EVE domain-containing protein; its protein translation is MTTETTKPPRYWLMKSEPDECSIDDALAAAGATVPWTGVRNYQARNFMRDAMQVGDGVLFYHSSCPKPGIVGIARVASGVRADPTQFDPQSPYYDPKAAPGKPRWLLLDVQALRKTRLVGLAELRAHPALADMRVLQRGNRLSITPVAAREWTAILTDCLGISTTKG